One Alteromonas sp. KC3 DNA segment encodes these proteins:
- a CDS encoding sensor domain-containing diguanylate cyclase: protein MFKALVGKHYQSLLILILITLLSVFAVTGYVAINNIVSEQSRIQQQAVSPVYSLVNRELLKPLHIAETFAETITFEQILKNDVDESFLLAQLARMEERLGLIFFVALEKQRRQLMSDGRSFDLIEGEVYWYFEALDTKERILADLGQVGNVHLFFDVKIYSDNDEFLGFVGVGKPIKSFIESLNKYKAQYGYDFLFVNERNQVLLSSVPDYVVTDDYVPDLKSLPWFDDATVNLNDLSNVIVENDDKEVLISEISIPQLNWRLLLLTPLETRQAQLTKTFAINALLASSVIIIVISGIFAVFISYKRKLEKRMETDALTGLANRSYLQRRYQQLRKRSANICIVMVDLDHFKQINDQYGHGAGDEVLRTAANVLTNILRNGDTVCRWGGEEFVLLIPEITAQNCMALVEKARREVERGNVKHGTHTITFTASFGVTAGSTSLQLSKHLANADMALYESKRNGRNRATLFKK from the coding sequence ATGTTCAAGGCGTTAGTGGGCAAGCATTATCAAAGTTTGCTTATATTAATACTCATTACTCTGTTATCCGTGTTCGCGGTTACAGGTTATGTCGCCATTAACAATATTGTCTCAGAACAAAGTCGCATTCAACAACAAGCCGTCAGCCCCGTCTACTCACTCGTTAATCGCGAGTTGCTAAAACCCCTTCATATTGCAGAGACATTCGCGGAAACAATCACGTTTGAACAAATTCTCAAGAACGACGTTGATGAATCGTTTCTCCTTGCGCAATTAGCGAGAATGGAAGAAAGGCTAGGCTTAATTTTTTTTGTCGCGTTAGAAAAACAACGTAGACAGCTCATGTCAGATGGACGCAGTTTCGATCTGATTGAGGGTGAAGTTTACTGGTATTTTGAAGCGCTAGACACCAAAGAACGTATCCTCGCTGACCTAGGCCAAGTGGGTAATGTCCATCTCTTTTTTGATGTGAAAATATACAGCGATAACGACGAATTTTTAGGCTTTGTCGGCGTCGGCAAGCCCATCAAATCTTTTATTGAGTCACTTAACAAATACAAAGCGCAATACGGTTACGATTTTCTATTTGTTAATGAGCGCAATCAAGTGCTTCTGTCATCTGTGCCAGATTATGTAGTAACCGATGATTACGTACCTGATCTTAAAAGCTTGCCATGGTTCGACGATGCCACTGTAAACCTCAATGATTTAAGCAATGTCATTGTAGAGAATGATGACAAAGAAGTTTTAATTTCAGAAATAAGTATTCCACAACTTAATTGGCGCTTGTTACTTCTAACGCCATTGGAGACAAGGCAAGCACAATTAACAAAAACCTTTGCGATAAACGCTTTACTTGCTTCATCGGTTATCATCATTGTTATATCTGGTATTTTCGCTGTATTTATTAGCTATAAGCGCAAACTAGAAAAGCGTATGGAAACAGATGCGCTTACAGGGCTTGCCAATCGTAGCTATTTGCAACGTCGTTATCAGCAGTTAAGAAAGCGTTCCGCTAATATTTGTATTGTCATGGTCGACCTAGACCATTTTAAGCAGATTAACGACCAATACGGTCACGGTGCAGGTGACGAAGTACTGCGCACAGCAGCAAACGTTTTAACTAATATACTTCGCAACGGGGATACAGTATGCCGCTGGGGCGGAGAGGAATTTGTATTACTTATCCCTGAAATAACCGCTCAAAACTGTATGGCGCTCGTTGAAAAAGCGCGCCGTGAAGTAGAACGCGGTAACGTAAAACACGGCACCCACACTATTACATTTACTGCGAGTTTTGGTGTGACAGCAGGCTCTACATCGCTTCAACTTTCTAAACACTTAGCTAACGCAGATATGGCGCTTTACGAGTCTAAGCGAAATGGAAGAAACAGAGCGACACTATTTAAAAAGTAG
- the tpiA gene encoding triose-phosphate isomerase, producing MSKIERQPFVAGNWKMNGSLSLVADFNKKLAEVKCDAQVVVCAPSVLLHGFEKVGFSIGAQNVSHLDNGAHTGELSVEMLKEAGCDYVIVGHSERREDQGESNALVAQKAQKSIAAGLTPIICVGESLDVREAGDVESFVAEQLNALTSLMTVDELKRSVIAYEPIWAIGTGKTASPEQAQEVHEFIRGYFSKVDAELAQGLRILYGGSVKPDNAATLFSQQDVDGGLIGGASLKAEDFISICQAAN from the coding sequence GTGAGTAAAATAGAAAGACAGCCATTTGTGGCTGGAAACTGGAAAATGAACGGAAGTTTGTCGCTTGTAGCAGACTTCAACAAAAAGCTCGCTGAAGTGAAGTGTGATGCACAAGTCGTTGTTTGTGCGCCATCAGTTCTACTTCACGGATTTGAAAAGGTTGGTTTTTCAATTGGTGCTCAAAACGTCAGCCATCTTGATAACGGCGCTCATACTGGTGAACTATCAGTAGAGATGTTAAAAGAAGCAGGGTGTGATTATGTAATTGTAGGTCACTCTGAACGTCGTGAAGATCAAGGTGAGTCGAATGCTTTGGTTGCGCAAAAAGCGCAAAAAAGCATAGCGGCAGGTCTTACTCCTATTATCTGCGTAGGCGAATCGCTTGACGTTAGAGAAGCTGGAGACGTAGAGTCTTTTGTTGCTGAGCAGTTAAATGCGCTAACATCACTGATGACAGTTGATGAGCTTAAGCGAAGTGTTATTGCCTACGAGCCAATTTGGGCTATCGGAACAGGTAAAACAGCAAGCCCTGAACAGGCACAAGAAGTTCACGAATTTATCCGCGGTTACTTTAGTAAAGTAGACGCAGAATTGGCGCAAGGCCTTCGTATATTGTACGGTGGTAGTGTTAAGCCTGATAATGCGGCAACCTTGTTTTCGCAGCAAGATGTCGATGGTGGCTTAATTGGCGGTGCCAGTTTAAAAGCTGAAGATTTTATTTCAATTTGCCAAGCGGCAAACTGA
- the rlmE gene encoding 23S rRNA (uridine(2552)-2'-O)-methyltransferase RlmE, which produces MTKKKHSASSKRWLQEHVSDHYVQKAQKEGWRSRAIYKLEEIQKKDKLIKPGMTLVDLGAAPGGWSQLAAQLVGDNGQVIACDILPMDPIVGVDFLQGDFREDAVLEALLNRIGGNTVDIVLSDMAPNLAGNASVDQSRSMYLCELALDMCHQVLKPGGAFVIKVFQGEGFVEYMNALKQSFTTIKTRKPDSSRSRSREVYLVACGYKV; this is translated from the coding sequence ATGACAAAAAAGAAACACTCTGCCAGTAGTAAACGCTGGTTACAAGAACACGTCAGCGACCATTATGTGCAAAAAGCACAGAAGGAAGGTTGGCGCTCGCGAGCTATCTACAAACTGGAAGAAATCCAGAAAAAAGATAAGCTTATAAAACCCGGTATGACACTTGTGGACCTTGGGGCTGCGCCTGGTGGCTGGTCTCAGTTGGCTGCACAACTGGTTGGTGACAATGGTCAAGTTATCGCATGCGATATATTGCCCATGGACCCTATAGTTGGCGTAGACTTTCTGCAAGGTGATTTTCGAGAAGATGCCGTTCTCGAAGCACTATTGAACAGAATTGGTGGGAACACCGTAGATATAGTGTTGTCTGATATGGCACCAAATTTAGCGGGTAATGCTTCTGTTGACCAATCGCGCTCGATGTATCTTTGTGAACTCGCGCTCGATATGTGTCATCAAGTATTAAAACCAGGAGGGGCTTTTGTTATAAAAGTCTTTCAAGGGGAAGGTTTTGTTGAGTACATGAACGCACTTAAACAATCTTTCACCACCATAAAGACACGCAAGCCAGACTCGTCCAGATCACGTTCTCGTGAGGTGTATTTGGTGGCTTGTGGGTATAAAGTGTAG
- the ftsH gene encoding ATP-dependent zinc metalloprotease FtsH codes for MSDMAKNLILWLVIAVVLMSVFQSFSPSESARSQTDYTTFLREAEQGNIREVRINNNGEIRGTKRSGDTFQTFVPYFDDKLISDLVKNDVRVYGEPPEEQSLLTSIFISWFPMLLLIGVWIFFMRQMQGGGGRGAMSFGKSKARLLGEDQIKTTFADVAGCDEAKEDVSELVDFLRDPSKFQKLGGKIPKGVLMVGPPGTGKTLLAKAIAGEAKVPFFTISGSDFVEMFVGVGASRVRDMFEQAKKAAPCIIFIDEIDAVGRQRGAGLGGGHDEREQTLNQMLVEMDGFEGHEGIIVIAATNRPDVLDPALLRPGRFDRQVVVGLPDIRGREQILKVHIRKVPVAENVEPSVIARGTPGFSGADLANLVNEAALFAARGNKRLVSMEEFEKAKDKIMMGSERKSMVMSEPEKEMTAYHEAGHAIVGRLVPEHDPVYKVSIIPRGRALGVTMYLPEQDRVSHSKQHLESMISSLFGGRIAEAIIYGDDKVTTGASNDIERATEIARKMVTQWGLSSKMGPMLYAEDEGEVFLGKSMSKATNMSDDTARAIDAEIKSLIDRNYDRAQKILEENIDILHSMKDALMKYETIDAKQIDDLMNRTDVRPPADWDDSRPSDGGKPSGGAPVREGEIKNDGVDKPSVGKPGDIPS; via the coding sequence TTGAGCGATATGGCAAAAAATTTAATCTTATGGTTAGTCATCGCCGTTGTTTTAATGTCGGTTTTTCAGAGCTTTTCACCTAGTGAATCAGCTCGTTCACAAACCGACTACACAACGTTTTTGAGAGAAGCAGAACAGGGAAATATTCGTGAAGTTCGCATCAATAATAATGGCGAAATTCGCGGTACAAAGCGTTCAGGCGACACTTTTCAAACTTTCGTACCTTACTTCGACGACAAGTTGATTTCTGACTTGGTTAAGAATGACGTAAGAGTGTACGGCGAACCACCTGAAGAGCAGTCTCTTCTTACATCTATTTTTATTTCATGGTTCCCCATGTTGTTGCTTATTGGTGTGTGGATTTTCTTCATGCGTCAAATGCAAGGCGGTGGTGGCCGTGGTGCAATGTCATTTGGTAAGAGCAAAGCGCGCTTACTGGGTGAAGACCAAATTAAGACAACATTTGCTGATGTCGCTGGTTGTGACGAAGCCAAAGAAGACGTGTCTGAACTGGTAGATTTCTTGCGCGACCCATCTAAGTTCCAAAAACTTGGCGGTAAGATCCCGAAAGGCGTATTAATGGTGGGGCCTCCTGGTACAGGTAAAACCCTACTTGCAAAAGCAATTGCTGGTGAAGCAAAAGTGCCTTTCTTTACCATCTCAGGTTCTGACTTTGTCGAAATGTTCGTTGGTGTTGGTGCATCGCGTGTGCGTGACATGTTCGAACAAGCAAAGAAAGCAGCCCCATGTATCATTTTCATCGATGAGATTGATGCAGTGGGTCGTCAGCGTGGCGCAGGTTTAGGTGGTGGTCACGATGAGCGTGAGCAAACCCTTAACCAAATGCTAGTTGAAATGGATGGCTTCGAAGGTCACGAAGGTATTATCGTTATTGCTGCGACAAACCGTCCAGATGTCCTTGACCCTGCATTACTTCGTCCGGGTCGTTTTGACCGTCAGGTAGTGGTAGGTTTGCCAGACATTCGCGGTCGTGAACAAATACTTAAGGTGCACATTCGCAAGGTGCCAGTGGCTGAAAACGTAGAACCTTCTGTTATTGCCCGTGGTACACCAGGTTTCTCTGGTGCAGACTTAGCGAACCTTGTAAACGAGGCTGCACTCTTTGCTGCTCGCGGTAACAAACGTCTTGTTTCTATGGAAGAGTTTGAAAAAGCCAAAGACAAAATCATGATGGGCTCTGAGCGTAAGTCAATGGTTATGTCTGAGCCTGAAAAAGAAATGACAGCGTATCACGAAGCGGGTCACGCTATTGTGGGTCGTTTAGTACCAGAGCATGATCCTGTTTATAAGGTATCTATTATCCCTCGTGGTCGCGCGTTAGGTGTTACCATGTATTTGCCTGAGCAGGACCGCGTAAGCCACTCTAAACAGCACTTAGAAAGTATGATCTCTAGTTTGTTTGGTGGCCGTATTGCTGAAGCCATTATTTATGGTGACGATAAAGTAACTACCGGAGCGTCTAACGATATTGAACGTGCAACTGAAATTGCGCGCAAGATGGTAACGCAGTGGGGCTTATCGAGCAAAATGGGTCCAATGCTTTACGCTGAAGATGAAGGTGAAGTTTTCCTTGGTAAGTCTATGTCAAAGGCAACAAATATGTCTGATGACACAGCGCGTGCCATTGATGCGGAAATTAAGTCTTTAATTGACCGTAACTATGACCGTGCTCAGAAGATCCTTGAAGAAAACATCGATATCTTGCATTCAATGAAAGACGCACTGATGAAGTACGAAACCATTGATGCTAAACAAATCGATGATTTAATGAATCGCACTGACGTACGTCCTCCTGCAGATTGGGACGACAGCAGACCTTCTGACGGCGGTAAACCAAGTGGTGGTGCACCTGTTCGCGAAGGCGAGATTAAAAATGATGGCGTTGATAAGCCGTCTGTAGGTAAGCCTGGAGATATTCCAAGCTAA
- the glmM gene encoding phosphoglucosamine mutase, whose amino-acid sequence MTQRKYFGTDGIRGKVGESNINPEFVTKLGWAAGKVLAGRGTNKVLIGKDTRISGYMLESCLEAGLSAAGIDIGLLGPMPTPAIAYLTKTFRSEAGIVISASHNPFYDNGIKFFSAQGFKLDDDIELAIEDMLDRPMTCVASDKLGKAVRINDAAGRYIEFCKGTFPSELSLTGLKIVVDCAHGATYHIAPNVLRELGATVIELGTAPNGLNINEGVGATSMDSIVEKVKETGADLGFALDGDGDRIMMVDHLGNVLDGDQIVYIIARDALKNGKMQGGVVGTLMSNLGLENALSKLGVPFARSNVGDRYVMELLQQKGWSIGGENSGHVLNLNMCSTGDGIVAGLQVLAAMLRSDMDLNKLASGFEMYPQTLVNVRYANQDEDYLAHEQVQAAKLEAEAGLGKNGRVLLRKSGTEPLIRVMVESNDEQQSAKWAEHIAETVRKLAN is encoded by the coding sequence ATGACTCAGCGCAAATACTTCGGTACGGATGGCATCCGCGGTAAAGTAGGTGAAAGTAACATCAACCCTGAATTTGTCACCAAGCTTGGTTGGGCCGCAGGTAAAGTACTTGCAGGAAGAGGGACAAACAAGGTACTTATTGGTAAAGATACACGTATATCGGGGTATATGCTTGAATCGTGTCTTGAAGCAGGATTGTCTGCAGCGGGTATCGACATTGGTTTACTTGGACCTATGCCAACACCGGCGATTGCTTACCTTACCAAAACCTTCCGTTCAGAAGCGGGTATTGTGATTAGTGCATCACACAACCCGTTTTATGACAATGGTATAAAGTTCTTTTCTGCTCAAGGTTTTAAGTTAGATGATGACATTGAGCTTGCTATTGAAGATATGCTTGACCGACCGATGACCTGTGTTGCGTCAGACAAACTGGGTAAAGCAGTACGTATTAACGACGCGGCTGGGCGTTATATTGAGTTTTGTAAGGGCACATTCCCATCAGAGCTTTCACTAACTGGCCTGAAGATTGTTGTGGATTGCGCACACGGCGCGACTTATCACATTGCGCCAAACGTACTGCGCGAGCTAGGTGCGACCGTAATAGAATTGGGTACGGCACCTAATGGCTTGAACATCAATGAAGGGGTAGGCGCTACCTCGATGGACAGTATTGTTGAAAAAGTAAAAGAAACGGGCGCTGATTTAGGCTTTGCATTAGATGGTGACGGTGACCGCATTATGATGGTTGACCATTTAGGCAATGTGCTAGATGGAGACCAAATTGTTTACATCATTGCTCGCGATGCGCTAAAAAATGGAAAAATGCAAGGTGGTGTTGTTGGCACACTAATGAGTAACTTGGGTCTTGAAAATGCATTAAGTAAGCTTGGTGTTCCTTTCGCACGCAGCAATGTTGGTGATCGCTATGTAATGGAATTACTTCAACAAAAGGGTTGGAGTATTGGTGGCGAAAACTCAGGTCACGTACTTAACCTAAACATGTGCTCGACAGGTGATGGTATTGTTGCCGGGTTACAAGTGCTTGCAGCTATGTTGCGCTCTGATATGGATCTCAACAAGTTGGCAAGTGGCTTTGAAATGTATCCGCAAACGCTAGTAAATGTTCGTTACGCCAATCAAGATGAAGATTATCTCGCCCATGAGCAAGTGCAGGCAGCTAAGCTTGAAGCTGAAGCTGGTCTGGGTAAAAACGGGCGTGTTCTTCTGAGAAAAAGTGGTACAGAGCCTTTAATCCGTGTGATGGTTGAGTCTAACGATGAGCAGCAATCAGCGAAATGGGCAGAGCACATCGCTGAAACTGTTCGTAAACTCGCCAATTAG
- a CDS encoding 3-hydroxyacyl-CoA dehydrogenase, translating to MTLTNLTAIVTGGCSGLGHATAIALRDAGAKVSLFDLNEELGAQRVEELGKDHTLFTKVDVRDEQQVQNAIDATTAAFGTISLVVNCAGIAPAKRLLDREGNPAPLGDFQKTIDINLVGSFNVARLVAATMAKQSPINDEGERGLIINTASVAGYEGQIGQTAYAASKGGIIGLTLPMARDLAPLGIRVNTIAPGVMGTPMLLAMPEKVQDALSANVQFPKRLGFPEEFAKLVIHMANNSYLNGETIRLDGGLRMPPK from the coding sequence ATGACGCTAACCAATCTTACCGCTATTGTAACAGGCGGATGCTCTGGACTTGGTCATGCCACTGCAATTGCACTTCGCGATGCAGGCGCCAAGGTGAGTCTTTTTGATTTAAATGAAGAGCTAGGCGCACAGCGCGTTGAAGAACTAGGCAAAGACCACACACTTTTCACAAAAGTTGATGTGCGCGACGAACAACAAGTTCAAAACGCAATCGACGCTACAACAGCGGCATTTGGCACAATCTCATTGGTCGTCAACTGTGCCGGTATAGCGCCCGCCAAGCGTTTATTAGATCGTGAAGGCAACCCTGCCCCACTTGGCGATTTTCAAAAAACCATCGATATTAATTTAGTTGGTAGCTTCAACGTAGCTCGTTTAGTTGCAGCAACAATGGCTAAGCAATCGCCCATTAACGACGAAGGTGAGCGCGGTCTTATTATCAATACGGCATCAGTTGCGGGATACGAAGGGCAAATTGGTCAAACTGCGTATGCGGCAAGTAAAGGTGGAATAATCGGTCTTACGCTTCCCATGGCACGCGATCTAGCGCCTCTCGGCATTAGAGTAAACACGATAGCCCCAGGGGTAATGGGCACGCCTATGCTATTAGCGATGCCAGAAAAAGTGCAAGATGCACTGTCTGCCAATGTTCAATTTCCAAAACGCTTAGGCTTCCCTGAAGAATTTGCGAAACTCGTTATTCACATGGCCAACAACAGTTATTTAAATGGCGAAACCATTCGTTTAGACGGTGGCCTGCGCATGCCGCCTAAATAA
- the yhbY gene encoding ribosome assembly RNA-binding protein YhbY: MKLSNKQKQFLKGLAHPLKPVVQLGANGLTEGVVAEIDNALNHHELIKVKVPTDDREEKALIMDAIVRETNSVKLQVIGHTLIIYRQSEDCKIQLPK, encoded by the coding sequence ATGAAACTTTCAAATAAACAGAAACAATTTCTTAAAGGCCTTGCACACCCACTGAAACCCGTTGTGCAACTAGGCGCAAACGGCCTTACAGAAGGGGTAGTAGCAGAAATTGACAACGCCCTTAACCATCACGAATTAATTAAAGTTAAGGTGCCAACCGATGATCGCGAAGAGAAAGCGCTAATCATGGATGCCATTGTTCGTGAAACAAACTCAGTTAAGCTTCAGGTTATCGGCCACACGCTAATAATCTATCGTCAAAGCGAAGACTGTAAAATTCAGTTGCCAAAATAG
- the secG gene encoding preprotein translocase subunit SecG: protein MIYEVLLVAYLIVALLLIGFVLIQQGKGADMGASFGSGGSNTVFGSTGSGNFMTRTTAILAGLFFFISLMLGALSANRESAEDEWNNLEVPAAVEAPVEIPADQDVPVADDASQSDVPDTDGSN from the coding sequence ATGATTTACGAAGTGCTATTAGTAGCATACCTTATCGTTGCACTTTTATTGATTGGATTTGTACTTATCCAACAAGGTAAAGGCGCAGACATGGGCGCTTCATTTGGTTCAGGTGGTTCAAACACTGTGTTTGGATCAACAGGTTCAGGTAACTTTATGACGCGTACAACTGCTATTTTGGCAGGTTTGTTCTTCTTTATTAGCCTTATGCTAGGTGCATTGTCTGCAAACCGCGAAAGTGCGGAAGACGAGTGGAACAACCTTGAGGTACCTGCGGCAGTTGAAGCGCCTGTAGAAATACCTGCTGACCAAGATGTTCCAGTAGCAGACGACGCTAGTCAGTCGGATGTACCTGATACAGACGGTAGCAACTAA
- the folP gene encoding dihydropteroate synthase yields the protein MQFGNHFISLSQPHVMGILNVTPDSFSDGGKHASVEKALKRALEMVEQGATFIDIGGESTRPGAPDVSLQEELDRTIPVIEAVARNSDCVISIDTSKAQVMTEAVKAGAGLINDVRALQEPNALEAAANAKVPVCLMHMQGQPRTMQNNPSYNDVVADVSAFLSERVKACEAKGIVKERVLLDPGYGFGKSLEHNYALVKHLPEIMELGYPVLVGMSRKSMIGNLLNRKVDERLAGSISLATIVAQMGAHIIRVHDVAETADAVNIVKMLNTIE from the coding sequence ATGCAGTTCGGTAATCATTTTATTAGTCTTTCTCAGCCCCACGTAATGGGCATATTGAATGTCACTCCTGACTCATTTTCAGATGGTGGTAAACACGCTTCTGTTGAAAAAGCACTGAAGCGCGCGCTTGAAATGGTTGAACAGGGCGCAACCTTCATCGACATTGGTGGTGAGTCCACGCGACCGGGTGCGCCAGACGTTTCGTTGCAAGAAGAATTAGATAGAACAATTCCCGTTATTGAAGCCGTAGCCCGTAATAGCGACTGCGTAATTTCTATTGATACAAGCAAAGCTCAAGTGATGACTGAAGCGGTAAAAGCGGGGGCGGGCCTGATAAACGATGTTCGTGCACTTCAAGAACCTAATGCACTTGAAGCCGCAGCAAATGCGAAAGTGCCTGTATGTTTGATGCACATGCAAGGTCAGCCACGCACAATGCAAAACAATCCAAGTTACAATGATGTTGTCGCAGATGTAAGCGCCTTTTTAAGCGAACGCGTTAAAGCGTGTGAAGCTAAAGGGATTGTAAAAGAACGGGTGTTACTTGACCCGGGTTATGGCTTTGGTAAGTCACTTGAGCACAATTATGCATTAGTAAAACATTTGCCAGAAATTATGGAACTGGGCTATCCGGTGTTAGTCGGCATGTCACGAAAGTCTATGATCGGCAATCTTCTTAACAGAAAAGTAGATGAGCGCTTGGCTGGAAGCATAAGCCTCGCTACAATTGTTGCCCAAATGGGCGCACATATCATTCGCGTACACGATGTTGCCGAGACTGCTGATGCAGTAAACATCGTAAAAATGCTGAATACAATCGAATAA
- a CDS encoding Lon protease family protein: MSVDTTLYALDVDALTPTINRRAINSALKDNEALNATFIGQERAREALTFGLGINTKGYNLYVMGEPATGRFTLVKDYIERQVAQLPAPDDWCYINNFDEEREPIVLRFPPGGGKAFHKDMAALIDDVLDSLPIAFDNPGYQRRRTSISREFEQKYDAAIDAVERYAQANNVALYEEGGSITFSPIIDGKPISDNDFASLSDSEREGFYALIDELENRLSENLLSLPTWKRENSERLRELDKTTAEQGIKPLIKVLEHKYSSDLGVMKFLKQLKTALVNAVLVIHSEEQKEEKSDDFDKKIFLEEQFLPNVLVSNKLDDAAPVIYEPNPTYQNLFGKIEYTNIHGSVFTNYRMIQAGALHRANGGYLLLDVDQLIEQPYVWDALKLAIKSTRLRMDLPQQDVGMVNNITLNPQPIDLNVKIVLLGSRDLYYTLQDYDDEFDELFRVLVDFDLEIPVTRQALFDFVGKVRAHLHTLGLEGITANAMCRLVEYSLRMAEHKEKLSAHFAEVIELVNEAFYFCQKSNAQMLELDHLKTALSAKKRRTGRVSQTLLNDIKEGHVLIATEGKAVGKVNGLTVLDIGDTAFGTPARITSTVFAGASGVVDIEREVELGQPIHSKGVMLLNGYLGNKYAQHFPLTLSANIALEQSYGHIDGDSASLGELVALISALTEIPCLQTLAITGSINQYGEVQAVGGVNEKIEGFFDLCQHRGLTGTQGVIIPKSNAINLVLDTTVVDAVKKGLFHIYTVETVDDALTILMEQEAGKISSKGRYPKNSINYHAVNRLYNIALIVNGGDGE, translated from the coding sequence ATGTCTGTAGACACTACCTTGTACGCGTTAGACGTTGACGCATTAACGCCTACCATAAATCGCCGAGCCATCAACAGTGCGTTGAAAGACAATGAAGCACTGAATGCCACTTTTATTGGACAGGAGCGCGCGCGCGAGGCGCTAACCTTTGGCTTAGGTATTAATACAAAAGGTTACAACCTTTATGTGATGGGCGAACCCGCCACAGGTCGATTCACGCTAGTAAAAGATTATATTGAGCGTCAAGTGGCTCAATTGCCGGCACCGGACGATTGGTGCTACATCAATAATTTTGATGAAGAACGCGAGCCGATCGTGTTGCGTTTCCCGCCGGGCGGTGGCAAGGCATTTCATAAAGATATGGCAGCATTGATTGATGATGTGTTGGACTCCTTACCCATTGCTTTTGATAATCCGGGTTACCAACGCAGACGCACATCGATTTCTCGAGAGTTTGAACAAAAATACGATGCTGCTATCGATGCTGTAGAGCGTTATGCGCAAGCAAATAATGTGGCGCTGTATGAGGAAGGTGGCTCAATAACGTTTTCGCCCATTATTGACGGTAAACCAATAAGCGATAACGATTTTGCCAGTTTAAGCGACAGTGAACGAGAAGGTTTCTATGCGCTTATAGATGAACTTGAAAACAGGCTTAGCGAAAATTTGTTGAGCTTACCTACGTGGAAACGTGAAAATTCAGAGCGACTGCGTGAATTAGACAAAACAACGGCAGAGCAGGGCATAAAACCGCTTATCAAGGTACTCGAGCACAAGTATTCGTCAGACCTTGGTGTTATGAAGTTCTTAAAGCAACTAAAAACGGCTTTAGTCAATGCCGTGTTAGTTATCCATAGTGAAGAGCAAAAAGAAGAAAAAAGCGACGACTTTGATAAAAAGATCTTCCTAGAAGAACAGTTTCTTCCGAACGTACTTGTATCAAACAAACTTGATGATGCTGCGCCTGTTATCTATGAACCCAACCCTACTTACCAAAACCTGTTTGGCAAAATTGAGTATACCAATATTCACGGTAGCGTTTTCACTAACTATCGCATGATTCAAGCTGGGGCATTGCACCGTGCTAATGGTGGCTATTTGTTGCTTGATGTTGACCAACTTATTGAACAGCCGTATGTGTGGGACGCCTTAAAGCTGGCGATAAAGTCTACGCGCTTACGCATGGATTTGCCTCAACAAGACGTTGGTATGGTAAATAACATTACGCTGAACCCGCAACCTATCGATTTAAACGTGAAGATAGTGCTGCTTGGTTCGCGAGACTTGTATTACACACTGCAAGACTACGATGATGAATTTGATGAGCTTTTTCGGGTACTGGTTGATTTTGATTTAGAAATTCCGGTGACGAGACAGGCGTTATTTGATTTTGTGGGCAAAGTCAGAGCGCATTTGCATACGTTGGGCCTAGAGGGCATAACCGCAAATGCCATGTGCCGTTTAGTAGAATACTCATTAAGAATGGCAGAGCACAAAGAAAAACTGTCTGCGCATTTTGCTGAAGTGATTGAACTGGTGAACGAGGCATTTTACTTTTGCCAAAAGTCAAACGCGCAAATGTTAGAACTTGACCATCTTAAAACCGCGCTAAGCGCGAAGAAGCGTCGTACAGGCAGGGTAAGTCAGACGTTACTTAACGATATTAAAGAAGGTCATGTGCTTATTGCCACTGAAGGGAAAGCAGTGGGTAAAGTAAATGGTCTAACGGTATTAGATATTGGTGACACAGCCTTTGGTACACCTGCACGTATTACATCTACCGTGTTCGCTGGCGCGAGCGGTGTTGTGGATATTGAGCGCGAGGTAGAACTTGGCCAGCCAATTCACTCAAAGGGCGTTATGTTGCTAAACGGATATTTGGGCAATAAGTATGCGCAACACTTTCCACTTACGCTTTCAGCAAACATTGCCCTTGAACAGTCGTACGGACACATCGATGGTGATAGTGCGTCGTTAGGTGAATTGGTCGCACTCATTTCGGCACTTACTGAAATTCCTTGTCTACAAACACTGGCTATCACTGGCTCAATTAACCAATATGGTGAAGTACAAGCTGTTGGAGGCGTAAACGAAAAAATAGAGGGCTTTTTTGACCTTTGTCAGCATCGCGGATTAACCGGTACGCAAGGGGTCATTATTCCCAAATCAAATGCGATCAATTTAGTGCTAGATACAACCGTAGTAGATGCCGTTAAGAAAGGTTTGTTTCATATCTACACCGTCGAAACGGTTGACGATGCGTTAACTATTTTGATGGAACAGGAAGCGGGTAAAATTAGCTCTAAGGGGCGCTACCCTAAAAACTCTATCAATTACCATGCAGTAAATCGCTTATATAACATTGCGTTAATTGTTAATGGTGGCGATGGCGAATAG